One window of Tepidanaerobacter acetatoxydans Re1 genomic DNA carries:
- a CDS encoding CD1247 N-terminal domain-containing protein, with translation MYDVRLKVSYVKGLVEGLEIEDNKIKKLMSEIVNVLDEMAEAINDLTITVEDTQEYVESIDEDLGELEEEFYNDDYEDYEDYEDDFDYDDDDDEFDFNYEDFIEIDCPNCHETVYIDEDFIDDGKAECPNCKAVIELNEIQNSND, from the coding sequence ATGTATGATGTCAGATTAAAAGTATCTTATGTAAAAGGTCTCGTAGAAGGTCTAGAAATTGAGGACAATAAGATCAAAAAACTAATGTCTGAGATAGTAAATGTTTTAGATGAAATGGCTGAAGCTATTAATGATTTAACAATAACGGTGGAAGATACTCAAGAGTATGTCGAAAGTATTGATGAAGATCTAGGTGAATTAGAAGAGGAATTCTATAATGATGATTACGAAGACTATGAAGATTATGAGGACGATTTTGATTACGACGATGATGATGATGAGTTTGATTTTAATTATGAAGATTTTATAGAAATTGATTGTCCAAACTGCCATGAAACCGTGTACATCGACGAAGATTTTATTGATGATGGCAAAGCCGAATGTCCTAACTGCAAAGCAGTTATTGAGTTAAATGAAATTCAAAATAGTAATGATTAA
- the efp gene encoding elongation factor P, whose translation MISTNDLRTGVTVEIDGDVYMVVDFQHVKPGKGAAFVRTKIKNVKTGQVFERTFRAGEKLNRAIIERKNMQFLYSEGDVFYFMDTQTFEQIPLTKEQIGDSINYLKENMEVMVMFYEGISIGIEMPTFVELEVVQTEPGFKGDTATGGSKPATLETGAIVQVPLFINIGDIIRVDTRTGEYLSRV comes from the coding sequence TTGATATCAACTAATGATTTGAGGACTGGTGTAACTGTAGAAATTGATGGCGATGTTTATATGGTAGTTGATTTTCAGCATGTAAAACCTGGAAAAGGTGCTGCTTTTGTAAGGACTAAAATAAAAAATGTGAAAACTGGGCAAGTATTTGAGAGAACCTTTCGAGCAGGAGAAAAACTTAATCGAGCTATAATAGAAAGAAAAAACATGCAATTTTTGTATTCGGAAGGCGATGTATTCTATTTTATGGATACGCAGACTTTTGAACAAATACCCCTTACTAAGGAACAAATTGGAGATTCAATTAATTACTTAAAGGAAAATATGGAAGTTATGGTAATGTTTTACGAAGGTATTTCGATAGGTATAGAAATGCCAACTTTTGTTGAACTGGAAGTGGTGCAAACTGAACCAGGATTTAAGGGCGATACAGCAACCGGTGGGTCAAAGCCTGCAACCCTTGAAACTGGAGCGATAGTTCAGGTTCCATTATTTATAAATATAGGGGATATTATAAGAGTGGATACAAGAACAGGAGAGTATTTAAGTAGAGTATAA
- a CDS encoding M24 family metallopeptidase: MTRVKKLAEKLIKNNIDGFIVSKPENQYYLSGFSGEGLTIITGNKNYVITDSRYTEQAKDEASGFEIIETKAGFSPFSISFKIIKELGLRMIGVESHSLTVKEYDELTESFKDINLIKTEGLIEQLRAIKDMHEISLIKSAQKITDKAFEYILDFIKPGVSELELAAELEYFMKKSGSQGTAFHTILVSGSRTSLPHGIPSKRVLQAGDLVTIDFGARFSGYCSDMTRTVIIGKPSEKQLSIYNTVLGAQVKAIEHVKPGLTGKDIDGVARKFIQEEGFGDYFGHGLGHGVGLEIHEVPKLSPKGENKLLPGMIVTIEPGIYIENFGGVRIEDMLVITENGFENLTKSEKQLICL; the protein is encoded by the coding sequence TTGACTCGCGTTAAAAAGTTAGCAGAAAAACTCATAAAAAACAATATAGATGGATTTATTGTAAGCAAGCCAGAAAATCAATATTACTTAAGTGGTTTTAGTGGTGAAGGTTTAACAATAATTACCGGAAACAAAAATTATGTTATTACAGATTCCAGATATACCGAGCAAGCAAAGGATGAAGCTTCAGGTTTTGAAATTATTGAAACAAAAGCCGGTTTTTCGCCTTTTTCAATTTCTTTTAAAATAATAAAAGAATTGGGCTTGCGAATGATAGGTGTTGAAAGCCATTCACTCACTGTTAAGGAATATGATGAACTGACTGAGAGTTTTAAAGATATAAACCTGATAAAAACAGAAGGACTGATTGAGCAGCTGAGAGCTATAAAAGATATGCATGAAATTAGTCTTATAAAATCGGCTCAGAAAATAACCGACAAAGCTTTTGAATATATTTTGGATTTTATAAAACCAGGTGTAAGTGAGTTGGAGTTAGCTGCTGAGTTGGAATATTTTATGAAGAAAAGCGGCTCCCAAGGCACAGCTTTTCATACAATATTGGTTTCAGGGTCAAGGACTTCATTGCCACACGGAATTCCGTCAAAACGTGTGTTGCAGGCAGGAGATTTGGTGACTATAGATTTTGGAGCCCGTTTTTCCGGATATTGTTCCGATATGACCAGAACTGTAATTATCGGTAAGCCTTCAGAAAAGCAGCTTTCTATTTATAATACGGTTCTTGGTGCTCAAGTCAAGGCTATTGAGCATGTCAAACCTGGTTTAACTGGCAAAGATATAGATGGAGTAGCTCGAAAATTTATTCAAGAGGAGGGCTTTGGCGATTACTTTGGTCATGGTTTAGGACATGGTGTAGGTTTAGAGATTCATGAAGTGCCAAAATTGTCGCCAAAAGGCGAAAATAAACTTTTACCTGGAATGATAGTAACCATCGAACCCGGAATTTACATAGAGAACTTTGGCGGAGTGAGAATAGAAGACATGCTTGTCATAACTGAAAATGGATTTGAAAACTTGACAAAAAGTGAAAAACAATTAATATGTTTATAG
- the pilO gene encoding type 4a pilus biogenesis protein PilO has protein sequence MKVRRSILNRPLTKREHKLVIAFIVCLIFYGLYFIFYPRVIELSNLRKQLLEVSNAKITYKRLYENHNNYKATAVKSNDIIQKVPKDKDVSGFLVDMENWADDKGSTIVSIYSQSTMTENIAETTVNFIPFEIIIKGNYDSLLSFIGQMENYSRILKIEGLKLNTSTDSSVKSQFPWELTIKVNLYYLPSQIKYEH, from the coding sequence TTGAAAGTACGACGGTCAATTTTAAATAGACCTCTTACAAAACGAGAACATAAATTAGTAATTGCTTTTATTGTTTGTTTAATATTCTACGGTTTGTATTTTATATTTTATCCTAGAGTAATTGAGCTTAGTAATTTAAGGAAACAATTACTGGAAGTATCAAATGCTAAAATAACTTATAAACGGCTTTACGAAAACCATAATAATTACAAAGCAACAGCGGTTAAGTCTAATGATATTATCCAAAAAGTACCAAAAGACAAAGATGTATCGGGATTTTTAGTAGATATGGAGAATTGGGCTGATGATAAAGGAAGTACCATAGTTTCAATTTATTCTCAGAGCACAATGACAGAAAATATTGCAGAAACTACTGTTAATTTTATTCCTTTTGAAATCATCATCAAAGGCAATTATGATTCACTTTTGAGTTTTATTGGCCAGATGGAAAACTATTCGAGGATTTTAAAGATTGAAGGATTAAAATTAAATACATCAACTGATTCATCGGTCAAATCGCAATTTCCATGGGAACTTACGATTAAAGTTAATCTTTATTACCTACCGTCCCAAATTAAATATGAGCACTAA
- a CDS encoding PilN domain-containing protein: MHKLNLLPTEVLISQAKKKHHLFLILIVIIFLVSLICILMFINSSKIFLKNEIETTHQDIVDIRTHMQAWDSFELMLDDCEKRQNIYETLVRNRINYSQILSKVISLMPKEITIISFKIDDCNCLIINGYAPYNKYVAEILEDIKSIDNIFDVSLGFVLYKEDENKSGHSYYFEIVAELTED; encoded by the coding sequence GTGCATAAGTTAAATCTTCTTCCAACAGAAGTATTGATTAGTCAAGCAAAAAAGAAACATCATCTATTTTTAATCTTGATTGTAATTATTTTTTTAGTATCATTAATCTGTATTCTGATGTTCATAAATAGTTCTAAGATTTTTCTCAAAAACGAAATTGAAACTACCCACCAAGATATAGTTGACATAAGAACCCATATGCAGGCTTGGGATAGCTTTGAATTAATGTTGGATGATTGTGAGAAAAGACAAAATATATACGAGACTTTGGTGAGAAACAGAATTAATTACTCACAAATCTTAAGTAAAGTGATATCTTTGATGCCAAAGGAAATAACTATAATTTCTTTTAAAATAGATGATTGTAATTGCTTAATAATAAATGGTTATGCTCCCTACAATAAATATGTGGCTGAAATTTTGGAAGACATAAAGAGTATTGATAATATATTCGATGTGTCACTGGGATTTGTTCTGTATAAAGAAGATGAAAATAAATCTGGTCATAGTTATTATTTTGAAATAGTAGCGGAACTAACAGAGGATTGA
- the pilM gene encoding type IV pilus biogenesis protein PilM translates to MLFEPLCIGIDLGVDSIKVAHLAKKRNTKTIKSLYKIENPIGKIAFDRPEEKDAICQCFAKINKIFPSKSAVIGISSKHLIFRNVRFPLLKGRELYEAIFWEIQEFSAMFNGEFISDYELLDNRNNTYHILLAAASKDIAMDYAKIAVDAGLPLKALDVYPLANARVLETQKKHGVTAIIDLNSSHSEITMVDNGKIVFNRCLDFFDINKIDDELCKIIKTDSSWFNNIKTGFDFLPLPYQNIILEISRTFEFYSLQSKGCRINEIMLIGKAGESHYCKDIFRSYFHIEVYTGREIKLDFVNENIKSNGDYVDYISAIGFALRG, encoded by the coding sequence ATGCTGTTTGAACCATTATGTATAGGCATTGATTTAGGTGTAGATAGTATTAAAGTGGCACATTTAGCAAAGAAAAGAAATACAAAAACTATAAAAAGTCTATATAAAATAGAAAATCCTATAGGTAAGATAGCATTTGACAGACCGGAAGAAAAAGATGCAATATGTCAATGCTTTGCAAAAATAAATAAGATTTTTCCTTCTAAGAGTGCAGTAATTGGAATTTCTAGCAAGCATTTAATATTCAGGAATGTACGGTTTCCCCTATTAAAAGGAAGGGAACTATATGAAGCCATTTTTTGGGAAATTCAGGAATTTTCTGCGATGTTTAATGGCGAATTTATAAGCGACTATGAGTTGCTTGATAATCGAAATAACACATATCATATTCTATTAGCTGCGGCGTCTAAAGACATAGCTATGGATTATGCAAAAATTGCCGTCGATGCAGGGCTCCCCTTAAAAGCATTAGATGTATATCCTCTTGCTAATGCACGTGTTTTAGAAACTCAAAAAAAACATGGCGTAACAGCAATTATAGACTTGAATTCAAGCCATAGTGAAATAACCATGGTAGACAATGGTAAAATTGTTTTCAACAGATGCCTAGATTTTTTCGATATCAATAAAATTGATGATGAACTATGCAAAATTATTAAAACTGATAGTAGCTGGTTTAATAACATCAAAACAGGTTTTGATTTTTTACCATTGCCATATCAAAACATTATTTTAGAGATTTCAAGAACATTTGAATTTTATTCTTTGCAAAGCAAAGGTTGCCGAATAAATGAAATTATGTTAATAGGGAAGGCTGGAGAATCGCATTACTGTAAAGATATTTTTAGAAGTTATTTTCATATCGAAGTTTATACCGGTAGAGAAATTAAGCTTGATTTTGTAAATGAAAATATTAAGTCAAATGGCGACTATGTTGATTATATTAGTGCCATTGGATTTGCATTAAGAGGTTAA
- a CDS encoding late competence development ComFB family protein, whose product MKKDELKLKNYMEDVVALLLDELTRDRDVCKCELCRLDMMAIALNNLPPKYIVTRKGEVYAKTDLLSRQYRTDVIIQLLKAMEIVSKNPHHSIFED is encoded by the coding sequence ATGAAGAAAGATGAATTGAAACTGAAAAACTATATGGAAGATGTAGTGGCTTTATTACTAGATGAACTTACAAGAGATAGGGATGTGTGTAAATGCGAACTTTGTCGTTTAGACATGATGGCCATCGCTTTAAATAATCTGCCTCCAAAATACATTGTAACAAGAAAAGGTGAAGTTTATGCAAAAACTGATCTTTTAAGCAGGCAATATCGAACAGATGTTATTATCCAATTACTAAAGGCTATGGAAATTGTTTCAAAAAATCCACACCATAGTATATTTGAGGACTAA
- a CDS encoding PilW family protein, giving the protein MLHIEVNTKHTNGFTLIELILALGLLSLIMTTSFTIYSAGQKTYEYENSKIFVQQNARQAFLWLSTSIKQARSVEVMSENSIKTVAGDGETIIYYFKNGVLYREKNNGINPIAELSQLKFKQPKDKQYIEIFLAAQGKEGDDIIIKTKATPFGLWVN; this is encoded by the coding sequence TTGCTACATATCGAGGTAAATACTAAACATACAAATGGGTTTACACTCATTGAATTGATCCTTGCATTAGGACTTTTAAGCTTAATTATGACTACATCATTTACTATTTACAGTGCCGGACAAAAAACTTATGAATATGAGAATAGTAAGATTTTTGTTCAGCAAAATGCAAGACAAGCTTTTCTATGGCTTTCCACTTCCATCAAGCAGGCTAGAAGCGTTGAGGTGATGTCTGAAAATAGCATAAAAACTGTAGCCGGTGATGGTGAAACGATTATATACTATTTTAAAAATGGGGTGCTTTACAGGGAAAAAAACAATGGTATAAATCCAATAGCCGAATTAAGTCAGTTAAAATTTAAGCAGCCTAAAGATAAACAGTATATAGAAATCTTCTTAGCCGCACAGGGAAAAGAAGGCGATGATATTATAATAAAAACAAAAGCAACACCTTTTGGATTGTGGGTAAATTAA
- a CDS encoding type II secretion system protein encodes MSEKGSTLIEIIIAVTILALITVPICALLSESVYSNLNVKEMMAATALAQDTIEELKGDSFNKIMAKLGEQEDRIEFNNHHFQRSVKVQIKKENLLKITVKVKGKNGEINLATYRGKY; translated from the coding sequence ATGTCTGAAAAGGGTTCAACTCTTATTGAAATTATTATTGCTGTAACCATATTAGCTTTAATTACAGTTCCTATATGTGCTCTTTTATCTGAGAGCGTATATTCAAATTTAAATGTCAAAGAAATGATGGCTGCTACTGCCTTGGCCCAAGATACAATTGAAGAGCTAAAGGGCGATTCGTTTAACAAAATAATGGCTAAGCTTGGAGAACAAGAAGATCGAATAGAATTTAATAATCATCACTTCCAACGGAGTGTAAAAGTGCAAATAAAAAAAGAAAATCTGTTAAAAATTACTGTTAAAGTTAAAGGAAAAAACGGAGAGATTAATCTTGCTACATATCGAGGTAAATACTAA
- a CDS encoding prepilin-type N-terminal cleavage/methylation domain-containing protein → MRNFNSKVNIQKNINRNGYTLIEVIMVIALLGLLSTIALPDFKKTMTKYKLEVAAYELAQNIRLTQQKSISEGITYKIVFDLNQKNSYQMLSFGRGKLIKLPSGVFFDWTTYSEVNKTLSFSPSGAPNQGGTIAIVNGDDNTLYVIVSVATGRVRVSKVPPKR, encoded by the coding sequence ATGAGAAATTTCAACTCAAAGGTGAACATACAAAAAAACATAAATCGCAATGGTTATACCCTTATTGAAGTTATCATGGTAATAGCATTGTTAGGTTTATTATCTACAATAGCACTTCCTGATTTTAAAAAGACTATGACAAAGTATAAATTAGAGGTGGCTGCTTATGAACTTGCCCAGAATATACGTTTGACTCAGCAAAAATCTATCTCAGAGGGTATTACTTATAAAATAGTATTCGATTTGAACCAGAAAAATAGTTATCAAATGCTTTCTTTTGGGCGTGGCAAGCTTATAAAATTACCTTCTGGCGTATTTTTTGATTGGACAACTTATTCTGAGGTTAATAAGACTTTGTCGTTTAGTCCCTCGGGAGCCCCAAATCAAGGAGGCACTATAGCAATTGTAAATGGTGATGATAATACACTATATGTGATTGTTTCAGTAGCGACTGGCCGGGTAAGAGTTTCAAAAGTACCTCCGAAGAGGTGA